The following proteins are encoded in a genomic region of Candidatus Poribacteria bacterium:
- a CDS encoding Zn-dependent alcohol dehydrogenase — MKTRAAVMYEHNQPVVVEELELDEPKANEVLVRTAASGVCHSDLSVVTGTIYYDAAVVLGHEGAGIIEHVGKDVTGFHPGDHVILSFVSYCGSCRMCQMERVCLCQTYDVARGFQLDGTYRLYNNSGDGILQMARIATMSEYMVVPQQNLVKIDTHYSLEKAALVGCSVTTGVGAVLNTAKVEPGSTVAVIGTGGVGLNAIQGAVLAQAERIIAVDITEKKLNFAKNFGATDVVNAAEGDPVEAVRELTNGLGVDYAFEVIGNPKTIVQAYDMVRPAGSAVIVGMAHHESEFSIPAQRFVSSEKRLIGSFYGSCQPRVDMPKLLSLYEEGTLKLDELITRQYCLEQINEAFADMEAGENARGVILFN, encoded by the coding sequence ATGAAAACGCGTGCTGCTGTTATGTATGAACATAACCAACCGGTCGTCGTTGAGGAACTTGAGTTAGACGAACCGAAGGCAAACGAAGTTCTCGTTCGGACTGCAGCGAGCGGTGTCTGCCACTCCGATCTATCGGTAGTTACTGGCACTATATATTACGATGCCGCTGTCGTGCTTGGTCACGAAGGTGCCGGCATCATTGAACATGTTGGGAAGGATGTAACCGGTTTTCATCCGGGTGACCACGTGATTCTATCTTTCGTCAGTTATTGCGGGAGTTGTCGAATGTGTCAGATGGAACGCGTCTGCCTCTGCCAAACTTACGATGTAGCACGCGGTTTCCAATTGGATGGCACATATCGTCTCTATAACAACTCAGGCGATGGTATCCTCCAGATGGCACGGATCGCGACAATGTCCGAATACATGGTCGTTCCACAGCAAAACCTTGTGAAGATCGACACGCATTACTCTTTAGAGAAGGCAGCACTCGTGGGGTGTAGCGTAACGACAGGCGTTGGTGCAGTACTCAATACCGCAAAGGTAGAACCCGGTAGCACCGTAGCGGTTATCGGCACCGGCGGTGTCGGTTTGAACGCAATTCAAGGTGCCGTGCTTGCACAAGCAGAACGCATTATCGCTGTTGATATAACAGAGAAAAAACTCAACTTCGCTAAAAATTTTGGGGCTACAGATGTTGTCAATGCTGCTGAGGGTGATCCAGTTGAAGCGGTCCGTGAACTAACAAACGGCTTGGGTGTAGATTACGCCTTTGAGGTCATTGGGAATCCCAAAACGATTGTGCAAGCATATGATATGGTCCGACCCGCTGGGAGTGCTGTTATCGTAGGGATGGCACATCATGAATCCGAGTTCAGTATTCCAGCACAACGCTTTGTCTCAAGTGAAAAACGGTTAATCGGTTCATTCTACGGTTCATGCCAACCGCGGGTGGATATGCCAAAACTGCTGAGTCTTTACGAGGAAGGCACCTTAAAACTGGATGAACTCATCACACGGCAGTATTGCCTTGAGCAGATTAACGAGGCGTTTGCGGACATGGAAGCCGGAGAAAACGCACGCGGGGTTATTCTTTTTAATTAG
- a CDS encoding TIM barrel protein, with the protein MMKLGTMSLNVRNTTATAFAQIVYDLGFDVIELHSSAFESTDADYLRDLKKDLARKGLPLGYIGVSNNFGRPVAEHPEQIALIKQWIDVASFMSCPLVRVFAAYVPEDCEDEETLWPPMIEAFKEVAEYGHEAGILVGLQNHNHNNVTRDGTAVLRALNGTDHPYFTHILDTGQYAGSPGASGHRGSPHPGYDCYASIEQTAPYAIYVRTKFYQIDSGVEEWLDYPRVLEILQGVGYNGCLSVVYEGESDPIESMRKARSYLESLL; encoded by the coding sequence ATGATGAAATTGGGGACCATGTCTCTGAATGTGAGAAATACGACAGCCACTGCTTTTGCACAAATCGTGTATGATCTCGGTTTTGATGTCATTGAGCTGCATTCAAGCGCGTTTGAATCCACCGATGCCGACTACCTACGAGACTTGAAAAAAGATCTGGCGCGAAAAGGGTTACCCTTGGGTTACATCGGTGTCAGCAACAATTTCGGACGTCCTGTTGCCGAACACCCCGAACAGATCGCACTGATCAAGCAATGGATTGACGTTGCCTCTTTTATGAGCTGCCCGCTCGTCCGAGTCTTCGCTGCCTACGTTCCTGAGGACTGCGAAGATGAAGAGACTTTGTGGCCACCGATGATTGAAGCCTTCAAAGAGGTTGCTGAGTACGGGCATGAAGCAGGGATCCTCGTCGGACTTCAGAATCACAACCACAACAACGTTACACGCGATGGTACTGCCGTTCTGCGTGCCTTGAACGGAACGGATCATCCGTATTTCACACATATTTTGGATACGGGGCAGTACGCCGGTTCACCCGGAGCAAGTGGACATCGAGGCTCTCCACACCCAGGCTACGACTGCTACGCAAGCATTGAACAAACAGCACCTTACGCCATCTATGTCCGCACCAAGTTTTATCAGATTGATAGCGGCGTGGAGGAATGGTTAGATTATCCTCGTGTTTTAGAGATTCTACAAGGGGTTGGCTACAACGGATGTCTTTCGGTTGTTTATGAAGGTGAATCTGATCCGATTGAATCGATGCGAAAGGCGAGAAGTTATTTGGAATCGTTACTGTAG